The genomic DNA GTTCCCTGCAGGTGGCAGGCAAGGGGGTGGCATGGTGATAGAGGTATCACAATAGGGCTTTGGATTAGGTTCACATTGCTGATGAAAATTTGTGTGTAAAGGTCCGGCAAGGACAGAATCAGAGAGGGCTGCGATGCTTTCATCATTTAATAGCCTTCAAACACAATAATCACTAGAGATTGAGGCATAAAAGGCTGTCAGTGGACCCTTACACCTGCAATGAGTCAACACCTTCAAGAGAGGATGCCAGGGATGAAAAATTTGCAATTAATTAAAAGGGTCTCAAACATGTAGACTTGTACGTAATGTTTAAATGATTCTGGACATCTCATAAAAACTCCCAAGACAACGAAACAATTTAGTACCAAGACCCTCCTCACCATCTACTCGTAGTACCATTAGCTTTCTTTAATCAACTTAGAGCTTCTGACACTTGGAATGGGCCTTTTGTTTGCACACAACAGTTGCTTATTAACGGATCTCCATATATACCAGAAGAGCTCTCTTGTGGTTAGGAGACATAACACGATCAAGTCTTCACTATACAAGTGATAACAACGGCAATTTTTCTTAACAGTATGTGAATAAACGCTCACCAGGAGCATTTTCATGATCCACCATATAAAGGTCATCTTCATCTCCTTCCACATCTCCAAATAGGTAATCAGCAGGCACATCGCTACCTTCTGTCTCCTCATACTCTAATATGCAAGAAGGAAAATATCAAAGTCAGATTAGACGATACACTATAAAAGATGAAAACTTAGGTTAAATGATTTCATTGTAAGCAATCACTTACAAAAAAATCACAACTAGCAAGAGGAACACTAAAACAAGGTGGCAGATTATTGTAGCACTAACACAGTACATGCAGTGTGAACGCAGCTTCCCCCTTGCACTTCCCTGCACTATGGAATTCAAACCTAATTTTCATTGGGATCGGCGTGGGAGAGTAAACAGCTGAAACTTTAGACTGACAGTGTTTATCTGCCAGCAGGTATAGAGATTTCATGCCCTGACTTTGTTTTTTAAATGTAATGAGAAAAACAAAATCAGATAACAATTCTATTGAATTTACTAAACCAAACTGCCCTGGGATGAAGAAATCTTTAGTGTGATGTGTTACATTTCAGTATTTCCACTGAGGTCACAAAGCTACAAATAACAAGACATTCAATTTTTAGTACCCAAGATTTAATGTTAGGTAGCAGTAGGATACAACAGAAGCAAATGTAGTGCATTTCCCCGGAAAGAAAGGGGAAAAATACTTGAAATAAGTCAAGCTGAGCTGCTCTTGCCAATTTAGTGGTCAGTTACAGATAAAAGATATGCAACCAGATTATGCAACTATCCTGTCAGTATATGAATAACTAGAGACAGAGAAGAAACAAGAAAACTACTTTGTGAAAATTAACATTTTCATAACAGTGGAGATTGAAGGTGAGGTCAGTTCTTTACTAGAATTTTGTAATCTAGCACAATTGTTGAAAAATGGGTGGTGTATTGATGGATATACATTGCTGTTTGATACTGTATACTCCACttacataattttttttaaatcaatgctGTAACATTGACAGAATCTTTAACACAGATAAATCATAATAAGCCAAGTAACACTAGCATTGACACTGTAGTATCATGTCTCAATAAGTTTAATTGGATAAattttaattgacctgtttaactgGAGTCCCAGTATATGTACAAAAATACTGATACAGTAACATGGCAAAAAAATCAATTACTGTACCTTCATTTGCAGTTATCAAAGGGTTTGAGGAATCTAAATGATTAATCTCTTGCCAATTTTCAGTCTTCCCTCGCTCCAACCTAGTCTCATTGCCTAGTGCTGCAGAGAATTCCTTAAGACTGGGAATGAAAATAAAACATGAACTCATTAGTTTACCTACTATATTAAATGGAAATAAACTGCACTGCTCCAAAAATTCAGCAAATCAGACAGAATTTGAAGGGAGGGGACTTTTGAATGTGGAAACTGTCATATTAAAATAAGAAAAGCCATACCTACAGTGGATAAGCTAACATACATTCAACCTGTGTACAAATGAATTATGCCACGAGCACAATACAAAATGATAGAAAGCCAAGGTCAAATGGTTTGTTGCTGATAGGCCAACTTATTTATAAGCCATAAATGCAGTCTTACCACAGTATTCCACAGCTGGAGCAcacttttttaaaatttgaactgcCTCAGATTTTCTTACCTGTTCATAAGAGGCAAGCCTCCACTCTTGCCTATACTTTGATTCAAATTCACAGACGAAATAGCACCTGGGTTGGAGTAGACAATCCTCAGCATCGTCCATGTCTGAGCCACCTAACCACAAAGGAAGAACAAAGTTAAACCTCGTTCATACTAGTGGTGTCGTGCATCAGGAATACTGACAGTACCATAACGTGAAATCGGTACAGATTCAACTTGCCCTCAACCCGCCAATTTAAGTGTTTATAATAGTCACTGTAAAACACAAAGAACAGACTGCATCAAGTGGGGAAAAAAGGTCCACAGCAATGTCACCAGCACCATTATGCATATGAATATATTACAAATTTTAAACATTTGTACCCAATGTTTTACTATTTTAAGTTAACATGTAGCACAAACAGAATACATGATAAGCCTTGAAGAAGTCATTTAAAATCCCATTCCTCGGGGCTGACCACAACTCTCAGAGCTTTGTCATTCATTAGTAATCAAAGCACCACTTGGGGAGGGAATACAAGTCATATTTACCATTAATGTGTCACATAGCTTGGCATCCCTCAGTAATGACTGCAATCAGGACACACTTATTTTCTCTTAAACTGCAGAATTCATGCACCATTTAGTGCACATTACATGAATAAAacttcctccctatctctgaagaTGACCATTTATTTTGGGGTACAGTTTCATGTCTGCCAGCAGCTTCCTGATATAGTGCTCAAGTGTAATTAATGATGGCCGGTAGGCTAATTTACTGTGGTGGAAACCAAAGCTGACCACACACTTGCCTCAATTGGCACATGTATGCTTTACAGCAGGTGTTACTAAACAGCTGTTTTCACAGTTTCTCCTGGGTTTCTGCTGACGTCACGGCAAGAGAACAGAGAACCTCCATTCCTTTAAattttggtggggtggggtgggggtgtaagGCAGAGGTAATATATATATTTTCCATTTTTGACCCAGTAATCACAGTACCTGATAACGATATAATTCTTTAGCAATTTTGGCATTATGATCACAGAGCTCTGCCAGCGACCGGCCAGTCAGAATATACTGTTGTGCCATGTTGACAAACCAGTCCATGGAGTTGCTGCCCAGTTCAGTTTCAAACACATTAAGAGCACTGGATACATTTGCAAATTGCTCTGATAAATCTGGCTTTTTGAAGAAAAAAATGGGATAACGTCTCTCTCCGCCATAAGTTTTCCGATTTGAGTCACTAGAAAACATGCTATCTTTTCCTGCAAAAGCCAAGTCTCCAAATAGCCCATAGCACAATCCTTCAGGATTAGCACGATCAACAGGCCGGCTGGCATCTTTGAACATGTGCTGGTACAGAGTACTATCTTTCGATCCGGAAAGGAGGTAATAAGGATCATGAACATGACGCCATACAATTCCAGTAGTAACATCCTTGTGCTCCTCAAACATTCCAAATGGAATGTATGGGCGTCGAATGTCCCAGACATAAATGTTGTGATCTACCATCATGGAGCAGGTTGCTAAATGGTATTTAATTTCTGGTCGCCATTTCACACGTGCTACTGAGGCAATAGTCTGGACACAATAGATCTCCTTGGTCCTGGTTGTTGAAATATCCCATACTTTCACCATTTTATCCCGTCCTCCAGTTGCTAACCATCCTCTGAAAAAAAAAATAAAGTACGCATTATTTTGTATTTATTACTTACTGTTTGTGACTAAGATCTGTATACAACTTGCCCAACCCCTGAAGAAATttattctaaaaaaaaataaaataaaatcaaatGTACAGACCAGATTCGGTCAACAAAAACATTGTAGTGATGCATGTTATGTGTGAGCAGTGTGTTACATGACCCTTTTAattaagggatacagggagaaaaatGGCTAGGAGACAGCAGGGTACAGGTAAGTGTATGCGTTTCAGTTTAGTTCAATGTGAGTATTGGTGTACCTAGGAAGTTGTGTTGGAACCTCTTGCAATTTACATGAATGTTTTGCACATAGGCATAAGAGAAATGAAGATTGCTTATATCACTCATACTTGGAGGGTACGAACAATTATGGGGAATAATGCAGGAGATTTGTGGAGGATATGGACAGGTTAGTAAGTTGGGTAGGTAGTTGGCATATATAGTGTAGGTTTGGGAACAGGAATAGTGAACAGCAGAATACCTTACTCGGGTTGAGGAACAAAGATCATAATAAAAGGGGGCGTACAGTGGAAAAGGACTGAAAAAAAAGCTAAATCCTGAGTTTTACAGCAAGGGTCACTGCATTGATGTTAAATTTGTAAAGGCACTGCTTATGCCACATTtgtagtagtgtgtgcagttctggacacacCATTATATAAAAGGGAGAGAGTACAGCAATGATTCATTACAATAATAAGGAAAGGCTTGAAAAGTTGGTGGCGTATTCACTGGAATGGTAAGTGATTCTTCCAGGATCCAAGAGGTTTTCAAAAATCATAAAAGATTTTGAGAGAGTAATTGGTGGAAATTCATTTCCACTAGTGGAAGTATCAGTAACATGGGGTATAAAGTCTGCTTATGCTTAGGTTTTCACACATGGAATGCCTTACAACAATGGCTACTGAGGCACAAACTATAAAAActtaaaaaggaattggataagttttttttttaaacaaaccaaTAAAAAAGTCTAGGGAGAAAGGACAGGAAAAATGGGGTTTAGAGTAGCAGCTCCAGCTGAAGAACAGACACAAGCACCAGCCTAAGTTtgcatttctatgattctattgacaAGACAAGGTGAGGGACAACAGCACAAATtgttttgtaattttttaaaaagcaaattttTTTCTAAAAAAACAAAATCAATATTTAACAAAATGGGTAAACAACTGCATTGTGACCTGTAGTCCAATTAGCGGCAAAAATAGTATAAAATGTTCATTCAAAACAGCTTGTAATATCACCTAAGCCTTAATTACAAATGTAACTAACTGAACTTGTATGCTTTTGATCAGGAGTATTAAACTCTCTGGTAGCATCTAATTCAGTCCACCTGAAGGATACTGGTTTGATTTCTGTGGATTCTCTACAGTCTGTTAGTTCACCTTTAAAGTGTGTTGCAAGCTGGCGCAGTGATGAAGCTCCAATATGCTGCCACAATATTTCAGCTAAGTATTAACCCaatttctcccccccttccctattTATTTATTCCAACTGTTACCCAAATCTTCTTCAACCTTTTTCCTAGTCTCCAGGGTTCCCCTGTTTTGTGACTAGCTGGAAATTGCTACACCTACTGAAGTGGCAGGTCTGCCAGTTTTCCCCATGGTCTGTTTATGGGATGCAGCTTATCACTTTCCCTTTAGTTCCCAACAGATGATACAGGCAGAAGCTGCATATGAAGCTTTCCTGCTGGTTGCTGCCTGTGATTCCCCAATCTCAACTGTATAATTATCAGGTATTGAGTACAGGTTGGGCAACTTTCCACAGAAAGCAAAGAGGCATGAAAGGAGgaaacagaactttagttaggccacacttagaatattgcatgcaattctggtcgccacactaccagaaggacgtggaggctttggagagggtacagaagaggtttaccaggatgttgcctggtctggagggcattagctatgaggagaggttggataaactcggattgttttcactggaacgacggaggtggaggggcgacatgatagaggtttataaagttatgagcggcatggacagagtggatagtcagaagctttttcccagggtggaagagtcagttactaggggacataggtttaaagtgagaggggcaaagtttagaggggatgtgcgaggaaagttctttacacagagggtggtgagtgcctggaacctgctgccgggggaggtggtggaagcaggtacgatagcgacgtttaagaggcatcttgacaaatatatgaataggatgggaatagagggatacggtccctggaggtgcagaaggttttagtttaggcaggcatcaagatcggcgaaggcttggagggccgaatggcctgttcctgtgctgtactgttgtttgttctttgaaacCATTCGGACACATTGTCGTGCTCCTACAGTAGCCACGTTTACAGCAGCTTTGTCAGAAGCTTGAGCTGGCTGTCTGGCCACCACCTTAGTCAAGACAGAGTACTGCGTAAGATGGGAGAAAACAGAGATAAATAGCGGAAAATAATTTAATAGTAGGTGTTACTCAGGTCAGTTCCAACAAAAAGAACTTTGAGATGCGTCACGGCTTTATTATTTGATGGGAATTTGTCTGATATTTAAGACTTGCTCACTAAATCAGGGCTTAAGTTAAAATATTCCACAATTAGCCTGTAATTTTTCAAAATCAAAATGTATTGCTAAATATTGCACATTTTTGTAAAACTTCGGCAACGAATTTCGACATTCCAGTTTTTGTCATGCAAAAATGGCTTGGGTTAAATTTGGCAAGGCAATATTTGGCATCAAGTCCTTCACAAGGAGTGGCTCAATGCCAGTGTATTAAATTTGAGTGTTCAGACGAGTAACTGGACCTTTGTGCATGATACTGCCTCTACTATGTATATACTAAATATCCATTGATACCAGTCTACCCCGCTTTGCATGTGCCTTGTTATACCACAGCTCACTTTAAAGACCTTAATGTACTCCAATTTGACAAAAGAAAAAAATCAGTCTCATCAGAGCTCTAAATATAAATATTAAATTTTGCAAGAGCCTTGCACTCACCTATCATCTGGGTGCCAATCACAGCAGAAGACAGGTCCATTATGTGCTGTAAACATGCGCTCATATCTATCTGGCCGTCTTATGTCCCAGAGCTGAACATTACCATTTTCAAATGAAGCAGCAAATGCGAAATAGTCTCTTACACTGAATTGTACATCCCGGACACTTTCTGACTGACCTACAGAAGATAAAGTTCCACTCGCAAGGTTACCAAAATAGGCTCAATATTTATGGCAGTTAACATTTGGCAAGACTTATCGGAACACATAAATCTCAAGTCAATTACCATGACTCGCTGGCTGACAAACCTAAAAACATCAAAAGTCCTCAGGAATGTTATCCATACTACAGAATCAGCATGATCTTGGACATCAGCATATTCACAGGCATTGGCTAAAGACAAGAAATCTGAACACAGAATAAGTACTTTCAGATGTAGAGGTGATCTACACACATCTTACAGATTTTCTATTAATTTTCCACTCTGCCTATTTTCCCCCCGAAGTTCTGAAATTTTAATGCAGCTTTACAAGTAGCACCTTAAATTTGGTAAATGGTACTCATTTTTAAATGACACAAAAGCATAGCTTTCAGTTTGGCAATTTTAGTTTTCTGGCATCCTGTATATAAACCAACAGAATGACCACAGGATATGAGCAATTACTTAAGGACAAGGAGATTGACCAAAAAAGCAGTTTTATGGCAAGTATAGGTTTTGCTGCATTTATAACTGGAAAAGTTAACAGAAGCACTTTGTAGAACCTAGTCCTTTAATTTTAAATGTGTATGTCTTACTCCTGAAACCAGATCATTGTCTAGTTGCTTCTGTGCTCCTTTCCCAAGGAGGAGAGAAGGAAAGGAGTCTTTGCAGTGACTCCTATTGAGAAGTGCAAGTATTTTCATTGCCAATGAGGACTGGATCCAGTCTTCTGCAGCTAAAGAACCAGTCAGAAATCATTGTTCAGAAACACCAAGAACGGCCAACTAGATGAAGTGCCAAAGGGCTGTCCGCATCCATACCTCAATTAACAGTTAAGCCTTCAGGAGACAAGGGGCGTCAAgtggcaaataaaaaaaaaacacaaggcctgggtgcTGTGTGGGTTAAGAACATGCAGGAATGgaaaaaggaaaaaattagcaaagacaaatgtgggtccattacaggcagagacaggataatttataatgcgaaatagagaaatggcagagaagctaaataattactttgcatctgtcttcacggaggaagatacaagaagtctctctgaaataattgagatccaagggtctagtgagaatgaggaactgaaagaaattaggattcgtaaaaaagtagtattggagaaattaaatgggactgaaagttgacaaatccccaggacccgatgatcttcaccctagagtgttgaaaaagatggctacagagataggaGATGcattgatcatctttcaaaattctataaattctgcaatggtgcctgcagattggaaggttgcagatgtaaccccactgtttaagaaaggagggagagagagaaataaaaagagaacgacagacctgttagcctgacattggCAGTaatgaaaatactggaatctattataaaggatgtgattactggacacttcaaaaataatggtctgatcgggcagagtcaacatggatttatgaaggggaaatcatgttagaCAAACTTGTTAGAGCTTTTCGAGGACGTtactagcagaatggataagggggaaaccaatggatgtggtgtatttggactttcagaaggcttttgataaagtcccacataggaggttagtaagcaaaattaaagtgtatgagattgggggtaatatactagcatggattgagtaacaggcagaaaatagagtatgaataaatgggtcattctcaggttggcaggctgtgatcagtggggtacagcaaggatcagtgcttgggccccagctgttcacaatctataatcaatgatttggatgtggggaccaattgtaatatttccaaatttgcagatgacataaaacttggtgggaatgagagttgtgaggaggatacaaagaggcttcaaagggatttggacaggctgagtgagtgggcaagaacatggcaactagaatataatgtggataagtgtgaggttatccattttgataggaGGAACAGAGGTGCAGAGAGACTGCGaaatgttaatgtccaaagggacccaagtgtccttgttcataagttactgaaagctagcatgcaggtgcaaacaattagaaaggcaaatagtatgttagcctttatcgcaagaggatttgagtacaggagcaaagaagtcttactagtaaggcagatgaattgagggcgttgattaacgcatgggaatatgatattattgctattactgagacatggttgagggaagggcaggactggcagcttaatattccaaggtatagagtcttcagacgtgataggggagggggtacaaGAGGAGGTGGCATTTTACTGTTGATTAAagtgacaattactgcagtaaggagggacgatatcctagaaggttcctctaatgaggccatatgggtagaacttaaaaacaaaaagggggcagtcacttggctgggagtgtactacaggcctccaaacagtgagagagagatagaggagcagatatgtaggcaaatctcagagaggtacaaaaataatagggtaataatagccgtggatttcaacttcccctatattagaggggatagcattggtgcaaaaagcttaaagggggcggaattcttcaagtgtattcaggagagctttttgagccagcatgtagagaggcctacaagaggaggggcattACTGGacttaatcttagggaatgaagctggacaagtggtagaagcgtcagttggggagcatttcggggatagtgaccataactctaaaatttaagattgttatggaaaaggacaaagagggaccggaaataagagtactgaattgggggaaggcagatttcaatatgataaaacaggatctggccaaagtgaactgggagcagcttcttataggaaagtctacatcagaccagtgggagtcatttagaagggaaatagtgagggttcaggtgcagaatgttcctgtaaaggtgaagagtgggacaaaacaggtcaagggaaccctggatgtcaagggatatagaggattgtgtAAGGGGGAGAAAAggtggcgtatggcagattcagagtgctgaaaacagtggaggccctacaggagtatagaaagtgtaggggaatacttaaaaaagtaattaggagagcaaagagggggcatgaaaaatcactggcagacaagacagaggaaaatcccaaggcgttttataagtatgttaggggcaagaggataaccagggaaaaagtggggcccattaggaatCATAGAGGCAAACTGTGtggggagccggaggacataggggaggttctgaatgattacttttcatctgtgttcactatggagaggaacgatgtaggtgtagtgatcagggagggggattgtgatatacttgatcaaattagctttgaaacggaggaagtattagctgttttagcaggcttgaaggtggataaatccccaggcccagatgagatgtatcccaggctgctgtgtgaggcaagggaggagatagcaggggctctgacacaaattttcaaatcctctctggccacaggagaggtaccagaggattggaggacagcgaatgtgacaccattatttaagaagggtagcagggataaaccaggtaattacaggctggtcagtctaacatcagtggtagcgaaattattgaaaaaaattctgagagacaggattaatctccaattggagaagcagggattaatcagggatagtcagcttggctttgtcagggggagatcgtgtctaacaaatttgattgaatttttcgaggaggtgactagaggtgtagatgagggtaaagcagttgatatagtctacatggacttcagtaaggcttttgataaggtcccacatgggagattgattaagaaagtaaggtaagagcccatgggatccagggtaaattggcaaattggattcaaaattggcttagtggcaggaggcagagggcgatggtagagggttgtttctgtgagtggaagcctgtgaccagtggtgtactacagggatcggtgatgcgacccttactgtttgtagtgtacattaatgatttagacgtaaatataagaggtatgatcagtaagttcgcagatgacacgaaaattggtggtgtcgtaaatagggaggaggatagccttagactacaggacgatgtagatgggctgataagatgggcggagcagtggcaaatggagtttaatcctggagaagtgtaaggtgatgcactttgggaggtctaacaaagcaatgaattatacaatggatggtaggaccctagggagtacagaggggcagagcgaccttgatgtacttgtccatagatcactgaaggcagcagcacaggtcgataaggtggttaggaaggcttaagggatacttgcctttattagccgaggcacagaatataagagttggggggttatgatggagctgtataaaacgctggttaggccacagttggaatacagtgtacagttctggtcgccacactacaggaaggatgtgattgcaacggagaggctgcagaagagattcaccaggatgttgcctgggctggagcatttcagttatgaagactgactagatagactggggttgttttccttggagcggagaaggctgaggggggacctgattgaggtatacaaaattatgaggggcattgataggatagataggaagaaactttttcccttagcagagaggtcaataactaggggccatagatttaaggtaaggggcaggaggtttagaggggagttgaggacaaattttttcacccagagggtggttggaatctggaacacagtgcctgaaggagtggtagaggcaggaacacttatgacattcaagaaatatttagatgagcacttgaaacgccataacatacaaggctacgggccaagtgcggggaaatgggattagtgatggtcggcataggctcgttgggccgaagggcctgtttctgtgctgtaaaactctatgactctaagtcttgcttcaattatttagagcattggtgaggctgcacctggaatactgtgtgcagttctggtccccttgactgaggaaggagatatttgccatagagggagtgcaacagaggttcaccagactgattcctggagtggtgggattgtcctatgagaagagatttaggagactgggcctgtattctctgcagtttagaagaatgagaggcgatctcatagaaacttacaaaattcttgaagggatagacaaggtaggcacacaaaaaggatgtttcccctggctgtggggtctagaaccaggggacacaatcactaaataaatggcttgccctttaggactgagatgaggaggaacctcttgactcagagggtggtgaatctttggaattctctgccccagagggtagtggaagctcagtcactgagtaagttcaagacagattgatagatttctcgttgctaatgacatcaagggatatggggatagtgcgggaatatggcattgaggtagaccatcagccatgatctagaatggcagagcagactcaaagagctgaatagcctgctcctgctcctatgtgtcCTTTACCTTCGGGACCTGAACCCAGCTCAGACTGAAGAGATGAACATCTTCCCCGAGACAGCATCCAAGTATCCTGCATTACATAAATCTGGATAGTTCCTTCTGTGTATGGAGCCATAGCCAAGTTAAACAGCAATCTTAGTCAGCAAGGTCACAAGTATGGCTGGCGTGAAATGTGGAAAGTATCAATTTAATGCTTATTAGGGTGGGTTAAGACTCGTTCTTGGAGCTGTATGAGGGGATCAAGGAGCAGACAGGGGACAGCTAATCCACACAGCAGTTAACTAGGCAGCACTTAATAGAAACCAGCGTTTTTGTCAGTTGAGGTTCCACTCCCTCCCACACAACTATTTTGTCATCAGAAGTCCCAATTTCCTCAatgaaatttaaatattttaaagtttTGAATGCAACAGTAGAACAAGGGAACACAAATTCTAAACTAATAAGAGGCAAATAAGAACTTATATCAGGGCGTTCTCTTTATGTAAAAGTGATCAACACATGGAATGGACTTCTGGAtaaaacagtggaagcctttccaaaTGGATAAAGAAGAATTGATGAATCACCTCCTTCACCCATAATTATCTTGCGAA from Heterodontus francisci isolate sHetFra1 chromosome 24, sHetFra1.hap1, whole genome shotgun sequence includes the following:
- the wdr24 gene encoding GATOR2 complex protein WDR24 isoform X1, with protein sequence MEKMARVTTALSGTTITGRTIFCHLDAPANAISVCRDAAQVVVAGRNIFKIYAVEEEQFVEKANLRVGRKLSLNFSCADVVWHQMDDSLLATAATNGAVVTWNLGKPSRNKQDQLFTEHKRTVNKVCFHPNEVHMLLSGSQDGYMKCFDLRKRESVSTFSGQSESVRDVQFSVRDYFAFAASFENGNVQLWDIRRPDRYERMFTAHNGPVFCCDWHPDDRGWLATGGRDKMVKVWDISTTRTKEIYCVQTIASVARVKWRPEIKYHLATCSMMVDHNIYVWDIRRPYIPFGMFEEHKDVTTGIVWRHVHDPYYLLSGSKDSTLYQHMFKDASRPVDRANPEGLCYGLFGDLAFAGKDSMFSSDSNRKTYGGERRYPIFFFKKPDLSEQFANVSSALNVFETELGSNSMDWFVNMAQQYILTGRSLAELCDHNAKIAKELYRYQVAQTWTMLRIVYSNPGAISSVNLNQSIGKSGGLPLMNSLKEFSAALGNETRLERGKTENWQEINHLDSSNPLITANEEYEETEGSDVPADYLFGDVEGDEDDLYMVDHENAPAEEHEYILPQEAFQLRHEIIDNPSAPDHLQDKVESPHVSGNEAETVCLTPIESFSLMSISQPLYDAYLPTDYFNCLVKDMLHYYAEQGDVQMAVSVLIVLGDRIRKEIDEQTQEHWYTSYIDLLQRFKLWNVSNEVIKLSTCSSINCFNQASTTLHINCSNCKRPMSSKGWICDRCRQCASMCAVCHQVVKGLFVWCQGCSHGGHLQHIMNWLRTSSHCPAGCGHLCEYT
- the wdr24 gene encoding GATOR2 complex protein WDR24 isoform X2, with translation MEKMARVTTALSGTTITGRTIFCHLDAPANAISVCRDAAQVVVAGRNIFKIYAVEEEQFVEKANLRVGRKLSLNFSCADVVWHQMDDSLLATAATNGAVVTWNLGKPSRNKQDQLFTEHKRTVNKVCFHPNEVHMLLSGSQDGYMKCFDLRKRESVSTFSGQSESVRDVQFSVRDYFAFAASFENGNVQLWDIRRPDRYERMFTAHNGPVFCCDWHPDDRGWLATGGRDKMVKVWDISTTRTKEIYCVQTIASVARVKWRPEIKYHLATCSMMVDHNIYVWDIRRPYIPFGMFEEHKDVTTGIVWRHVHDPYYLLSGSKDSTLYQHMFKDASRPVDRANPEGLCYGLFGDLAFAGKDSMFSSDSNRKTYGGERRYPIFFFKKPDLSEQFANVSSALNVFETELGSNSMDWFVNMAQQYILTGRSLAELCDHNAKIAKELYRYQVAQTWTMLRIVYSNPGAISSVNLNQSIGKSGGLPLMNSLKEFSAALGNETRLERGKTENWQEINHLDSSNPLITANEEYEETEGSDVPADYLFGDVEGDEDDLYMVDHENAPEEHEYILPQEAFQLRHEIIDNPSAPDHLQDKVESPHVSGNEAETVCLTPIESFSLMSISQPLYDAYLPTDYFNCLVKDMLHYYAEQGDVQMAVSVLIVLGDRIRKEIDEQTQEHWYTSYIDLLQRFKLWNVSNEVIKLSTCSSINCFNQASTTLHINCSNCKRPMSSKGWICDRCRQCASMCAVCHQVVKGLFVWCQGCSHGGHLQHIMNWLRTSSHCPAGCGHLCEYT